In Armatimonadota bacterium, the genomic stretch TCAGGAGTGCCGGACATTGCGGTTAAACGAGGAGATAGCATTGAACATCGGTCCGGGTGAAACACTTGTCGGAATAGAAATCCTCGATGCCAAGGAAGTGTTAGGTAAAGGCGAACTGCCTGAAATAGTCCTTGAGAACCTGCACCTGGCACAAGCTGCATGATGTAAGCATGGATTATATAACGATCATAGGAGGCGGGCTTGCCGGGTGCGAGGCCGCCTTTCAAATTGCTAATAGGGGATTGCATGTCAGGCTCTATGAGATGAGACCTGTCGTGATGACACCTGCGCACCGCTCAGGCAACCTCGGTGAACTGGTGTGCTCGAGTTCGCTTAAGTCCAACTCGCCTATGACAGCGCACGGCCTGCTCAAAGAAGAGATGCGCGCTATGGGCTCGATCATACTCGAATGTGCGGCAAAAGCATCAGTTCCGGGAGGCGATGCACTATGTGTGGACAGAGAGCGCTTCGGCGAACTGGTCACTAACGCTATTGAGAGCAATCCCAATATCGAAGTCATCCGCGAACAGGTCACACAGATTCCGACCGACAGACCCTGTATAATAGCGACCGGTCCTCTCACATCTCCCGCGCTTTCAGAAAGTATCCGTGAGCTTACCGGAGCAAATAATCTCCACTTCTTCGACGCTATTGCGCCCTCTGTGGATGCAGACAGCATCGATTACAACAAGTGTTTCAAACAGTCTCGCTATGACAAGGGCGAGGCCGCGTATATAAACTGCCCCATGACACGCGAAGAGTATGAGGCGTTTATTGATGCTCTGGTAGATGCTAAGATAGCTGATCTGCACCTGGAGGAAGAAAAGGACGCGCAGTATTTCGAAGGTTGCCTGCCTGTTGAAGTGATCGCAAAGCGGGGTAGGGATACGCTCGCCTACGGCACCATAAAGCCTGTCGGCCTGACTGACCCGCATACAGGCCGTAGGCCCCATGCAGTAGTCCAACTCAGGCAGGAAAATGCCGAGGGCACTGTCTATGGCCTGGTCGGTTTCCAGACCCAACTCAGGCAGGGCGAGCAGGACCGGGTCTTTAGGATGATCCCTGGTCTGGAGCATGCCGAGTTTGTAAGGTACGGCGCAGTCCATCGCAATACGTATATCGGCTCGCCCAATCTGCTCACAGCCGCGCTGCACACTAAAGTTGATATGGGTCTCTTCTTTGCAGGCCAGGTTGTAGGAGTGGAGGGGTATATGGAGTCGGCTGCGTCGGGGATAGTTGCCGGAATCAATGCCGCGAGGGTCGCGCTTGGACAATCGCCCGTCATCCCGCCCAAGGAGACAGTCATAGGCGCATTGCTGGATCACGTAGCAAACTGCCCGATAGACGATTTCGAGCCGATGAACTCCAACTTCGGTATTCTTCCTCCTATACTCGAAAAACACCCCAAAAAGATGCGCAAAGAGATGAAAGTGGCGCGCGCGCAGCAGGCCATGCGCGAGTTCGTGAGCCGTCTGAGCTAAAGCCTCCCCGCTTTACTCCCGATATATTAGATGGAAAAACACGAGGGAGGCAAAGATGGAAAAGATATTGAAATATGGCGCGCTCGTTTGCGCGTTTGTGGTGCTTGCTGCCGCGCCGGTATGCGCAAAAGTTGCAAGCAAGTATGAAGTAGTGGATATTGTTGGAACTCAGGATATCTATATCAACACTGCTTTGGGTATCAACAACTCAGGCGTGATTTATGGCAGCGCTTATCAGCGAAGCACGAGCACTTGGGGTATCTATAGATACAATACAACCACCGGCGCAACTGGGTTCACAGATCAGATGCACATCGCTAGAGATATCAACAACTCTGGAGCGATTGTCGGGTTTTATTCAATGAGAAACGGTGAAGACCAATATTGTGTGTGGAATGCAGATGGGTCTATCACCGATCTGCCGCACATGCAGGTCTCTTATTATCTTAGTGGCTCCAATACATCTATCAACGATTCAGGCGTTGTGCTTGGCAACAGCAACGGTTCAATCCTAAGCCGCACATCCACCTTTATCTGGACGCAGGGCACCGGTATATCGGCTCCTCCTCTTCCTGCCGGATCGGATGTATGGACTGTCAATGGTTTCAACAACAACGGCTACTATCTCGGAACTTACCAAAAAGGCTTGAATACCATCATCAGTGATGTGCCCATACCGCTGCCGGATATTGTTGATGGGCCGCCATATGTATACAGCGTGCCGGAGTATCGAGATGCGATATGGTCAGGCGACGGCAGCTATAGTGAAATACTAAGCCCTGCCGAGAATCAGACACTGAGATGCAATTTCCTGAATGATCAAAACCAGGTTACCGGAACCATATACAGCGGTAATAATGAGACACACGTCTTCTTATGGAGCTCAGCAGATGGGATGCTGGATATTACACCCGGCGTGGGTAATGACTTTTGGTGCGATGCCCTTAACAATAACGGCCAGGTGTTATTGGAAGGATGCACTCACATTGGCGATACCTATACAGGCGGAAACTACATTTGGGATGCGGATGATGGCCTGGTTTCAGTTCAAAACCTGATTGACCCGGAGAGCGGTTGGCATCTTGAGAACTTCAGAGGGATCAACGACAACGGCTGGATCGTGTCCGGCGCGTACAATGAGATAACTCATGAATCGCGCGATATAGTCCTCCGCCCGATTACCACACCAGAGCCCGGCAGTGTAGTCGCGCTGATTGCAGGGCTGGTCGGTCTGGCGGGCTTTGCCTCCAGGCGAAAACCCTCGAAATAATGCTATACGGGGCGCGAGTATATCTTGCGCCCCGATCAAACGTAAATCGCATTAACCTGCCCCGTCACCTGTTCCGTCCTGATTTGACTTCCTCGCTTGCCCCTATTACCATGAATACGGACTGAGTCTACAATGACTATAGGCGAAGCCGAAAATATTATTATACAGGGTGATGAAATGACGATTTACGAAGACTTGAAATGGCGAGACATTATATTCCAGAGTTCGGATCCGGAGGGAATTCCCGAGCTTCTTGCAAAGGCCGGCCAAACCCTGTATTGCGGCTTCGACCCGACTGCAGCCAGCCTGCACATAGGCAGCCTGCTGCCTCTGCTTACACTCAAACGCTTCCAGCTTGCCGGACACAAGCCCATAGCGCTGGTTGGCGGCGCGACAGGCCTGATCGGTGACCCAAGCGGCAAGACGACCGAGCGTACGCTCAACACCAAGGAGACAGTCGATGGGTATGTTGCGGGAATCCGCTCGCAGATAGAGAGAATACTCGATCCGTCCGGCTCCACCGGCGTTCGGGTGGTCAATAACTATGACTGGGTCGCTCCCATCACGGCGATTGAGTTTTTGCGTGATGTGGGCAAGCATTTCAGCGTCAATATGATGATGGCCAAGGACTCTATCAGCGCCAGGCTCGAAAGGGACGAAGTCGGTATATCCTACACCGAGTTCAGCTACATGCTGCTGCAGGCGTATGACTTCTATCATCTCTACAAAGAGTGTGACTGCAAATTGCAGGTCGGAGGCGCCGACCAGTGGGGCAACATGACCGCCGGGATAGAGTTGGTGAGAAGAAAGCTTTCAAAACAGGCATACTGTCTCACCTTCCCGCTGGTCACCAATGCTGCGGGCCAGAAGTTCGGCAAGTCAGAGGCAGGCGCAATCTGGCTTGATGCTGAGCTGACTTCGCCCTACGCGCTGTATCAGTATTTCGTGAATACGGACGACCGCGACGTCGTGAAATATCTTAAGTACTTCACTCTTCTGAGCCATGAGGAGATATCTGACCTGATCAATAAGGTTGAAACCCAGCCTGAACGCCGCGAAGCGCAGAAGAAACTGGCCTATGAAGTGACTGCTATCATCCACGATAAGACCGAAGCAGATAAAGTGGTTGCGGCAAGCCAGGCTCTCTTCGGTGACAGCGACCTTGCGAGTGTCGATCTGAAGACGCTGCTTGCGGCTGTGGAGAGCGCGCCTGCGTTGAACTATGAGTCAGTCGAATCGGTTCCCAATGCCTTGCAGCTTGCGGTCGACAGCGGCCTGATAGCTTCAAAGTCCGAAGCAAGGCGCCAGATAGGCGCCGGGGGAGTATATATTAATAACCAGCGAGTCTCTGATATAGACTTCCAGCCTAAAGCGTCCGATTTCATACATGGCGCTCTGCTTTTGATCAGAAGAGGCAAGAAGAACTATGCTGTCGTGAAGTTGGACTGACAGGAACGGAGTGAAGGTGGAGATGCTCTTCGCTTTCCACCTTCTACTCTCCACTTGACTACCAACTGGTCCTGATCGTATATGTGATGGTTACCTCGCCGTCCTTGGGCACATTCACCGGAAACTCGATAGTGCTTGCGTCCTTTTTGACGTAGTCACAGGTAGATTTGACAACTTTCCAGTCGGACCATACATGGTCGACCACCTTGACTTCTACAGGCACATCCTTATGGTTTCTGATCTTGACCTCGAAACTCTCCTCGACTACATTTGCGGCTATTTTTCTATAATTCGTGCGCTTGTAGTCACCCACAACATCAAACGCATCGCCTATATACAGCCGAATTTTTTCATCCTTAGGAGTATGGTCGATAGCATCTTCACCGATAAACTGCTGGCTGCCTGTGTCGTCGAACTTGTAGACCCTGATCTTGCCCGCCGGAAGAGGCATGCCCATGTGGTTTTCCTTGGAGTTCTTGAGCTCTAAGATGACATTCACTTTGTGATAGTCCGACGTGTCGTAGCCGCTGCCCGGGTCGTATTCTTTTCTGCCCGGATAGAACCAACTCTTGAACCAGTCGCCGCGAGCGTCATAGATCATCTCTTTCTTTACACCGGCGTTGGATGCGTTGAGCAGTGAGAGCTGTTTGGTTTCGTTATCTCGAATATCAGTCGGACGATCCATCGTATACATGTGATACTCAGAGAAGCTCTTCTCTTCAAATTGAGGCGCGCTGGCTGCATAAAGGGCACTGGTAGGGATCTCAGACTTATCGTAGCGATATGTGTTCTGCATCCTTCGCACATCACCCGCCATCAAAGTCAGCTTGGCATTTTGGTATGTGGCGCCGCTCTGGTTGTTGAGTGTTACCCATCCCGCCAGATCCAGAGCCGAGTCGTCTTTATTGACCAGTGCAACGTAATCGGCCTTCCAGCCTATCCCATCCGTTATATAGCTGATCTCGACATTCTGATCACACGCCTTATTACTGGCAACCAGCCAGTTGAGAGTCGGCTTGGGGTGCAGGCCTTCGGGCATCTGCTTCAAAGTTATCTGACCCGACGGGTTCATCACCAGGTTACCGTCGTCCGTCCTGATTACAATGCCGCCGTTAGCCGGAGGGTTCAAAAGAATACCCTCCTGCTGGCGCATGGAGCCGTCCATACTGAAATTGGTGAACACAACTCTCTGGCCGACGGACTTATTGAGAATATTGTCCGGGCTGATGAGGTCATACTGATAGTTCTGCTCCAGGATCGAGACCGAATTAGGAGCCGTGAGGGACTTAAACAGCACGCTGGTCGGGTCGATCTTTGCAGCCACATCCTCGACATCTATCGAGTTCGCTCCCTGTGTCAGGCTCACCGCGCGGGTGTCCTTGACCAGTGCGAAGTTGCCGTTATATACAGTCAGAGCAATCGATTTTGGGCTTGATACAGTGGCAGCCATGCCGGCGCTCGCCAGCGCAAGCACAGCGGCAATGTAAACTATAGTCTGTTTCATTTGTTTCCTCCCTGCAGAGCTAGATATATTATTAGACGAGACTCGACTGCATTTGTCATCCGATAAGTTCAACAACTTTTGGCAGGAATTATGGTGATTGTGAAGAATATAATGACATAAGCGGTTCGATCAAAGCAATTTACGCTAAGTAAAATGCACGTCTTGGTTTTAATACCGTATCTTCAGAGTACTTCCTTGATACAAGTTTATGGCCGTACTTTACTTAGGAGGAAAAAATGCCAAGCAGCCGTTGTTTATTTGCATTATTGCTGATAATGTCGGTCCTGATTTCGGGGTGCAATAGCCTCGTTGGGAGAACCGGCGGCAAGGGTTTGTTAATAGTCGTCCAGCCGGACCCGACTGCCAAGGTCTACTGGTCTACGACAAAGAACGGACGTGCAAAGATACTCGAGGAGACTCGAGACTTACTGGAACGGCGGCTTGCCGGCGTTGATGGAGTGATAGACCCAAGTGTCGAACTACGCGGCGATGCATTGGAGTTTGTGATACCGGATAGTATCAACAGCAAAACCGTGCTATCCCAGCTCATTGCAAGCGGGAAGCTGGAGTTTTATTTCCTCAAGGATATTCAGGGTCAAAAAAATCCGATTGGCAAGTGGCGTATGGAAGCTCCCACGATGCCGAACGCGGGATACATTTTCACAGACTCGAAGAGAAACGCCATAAACAGTATAAATAATCCAAACGACGTGTTAGTAAAAGTTGTCGATGTATCCAACAATAAGCCCATTCTGACGGGTCGAGATGTGCTGCCCAACGCTAAAGCAAACATCAATCGGGTAAACCAGATTGTGGTTTGCATTGAGTTTAATGCTGATGGCGCTCGAAAGTTCAGCAATTTTACCAGAGAGCATGTGGACGATTATCTGGCTGTTTTCTTTAATGATCGGCTTATTACTTCTCCCAAAATCAACGAGCCTATTCTGGGATCAGAAGCTGAGATAGCAGGGTTTGTCAACCTGAGACAAGCCAAGCAAGCTGCGGACCAGCTAAACTCCGGTCAAATGCCTGTAATGCTGCGAGTAGTCTCAAAGAAACATGTCAAAATGTAGTTTTATCAGCTTGGCGGATTGACCACTCATCCAATTGTCCGGAATGCTCAATATCACGCGTGTTTTCCTCATCCGACAGGATTTCGGTTGACAACAGCCTCTGCGTTGTGGTACTTTTCACACAGTAATTTACCCACCGACCTAATAATGACGAGGAAGCATTATGAATTTTCTGGCGCCGGCGCCGCAGCAAAAGCGACTGCCTGATGATGAAGTAAAGAAGCGTTATCCAAAATACCGATGGCGAGTGATGGAGTCGACGTTCATCGGGTATGCGATGTTCTATCTGGTCCGCAATAACTTCTCTGTAGTCTCCAAGGACATACAGGGGGCGCTTCACTACACCAAGTCCGATATCGGTAGCATCCTCGCGATCTCGGCCGCCACATACGGTCTGGGCAAATTCCTTATGGGCGCAGTATCGGACAGAAGCAACCCCCGCAAGTTTATGGCGCTCGGGCTGTTTCTTACCGCGATCTGCAACTTTGCCTTCGGCGGTGTGCAGAACCTAAACATACACATCTGGTTGTGGGCTCTTAACGGTTTCTTTCAGGGAATGGGCTGGCCTCCCTGCGGTCGATCAATGGGCCACTGGTTTAGTGAGCGCGAGCGCGGCCTGACATTCAGTATATGGAACACCGCTCACAATGTCGGCGGCGGGCTTGCCGGTGTTGTAACGGCCTGGGCGGTCACGTCCTTCGGCGGGTGGCAATATGCGTTTTACGTGCCCGGAGCAATCGCGCTGGCATGTTCTATATATATATTCTTTAGGCTCTGCGATACCCCGCAGTCGGTCGGGCTTCCGCCGGTTGAGGAGTATCGTAATGATTATCCCGCTGCGCAGGAAGAGTGCACGAACCTCGAGCGCGAACTCACCACAAAAGAGCTTTTCGTCAACAATGTTCTAAAGAACAAGCTCATCTGGCTTCTTGCCGTTGCCAACTTTTTTACCTATGTCTCGCGTTACAGTATGCTCGACTGGGGTCCAATGTATCTGCGCGAGATGAAAGATGCCACACTGATTGGCGGCGGTATTGCGGTGCTCATAACCGAGTTCGGCGGGATCCCATCGACTATCTTTTTCGGGTGGATATCGGACAAGGTCGGCGGGCGCCGCGGCATGATCTGCACACTGTGTATGATACCGGTATTGGGCGCGTTCACAACTATTCTGTTCACTCCGCCGAGTATGATATGGCTGGACATGGTAATGCTCGGGCTTGTGGGGTTCTTTGTGTATCCGGTCATTAACCTGATCGCAATCATTGCTCTGGACCTGACATCGAAAAAAGCGATAGGCACTGCAGCCGGGTTTATCGGTTTGTTTGGTTATATAGGCAGAATGGTGGAGGCCAAGGGCTTTGGCTGGATGCTTGACCATTTCGGCGCAACATACGGCAAGAGCGCAGCATGGCATATAGTCATATACGGCATTCTGGGCTGCACATTCCTTGCGGGAGCGCTGCTGGCATTTACGTGGAACATAAGGCCCTGCAAAGTCAAGCGCAAGTCTGCATAGCTAAACCTCGCCCCGGCCCTCTCCCACGGGAGAGGACGCAGCCTCCCAATATTCATCTTTAGTGGCCCGATACAGTGCCGTTTATCGATGAGCGAGTTCGGCTGAAAGGTCAAGGTATAGTTTAATGGCTTCCGGCGGCGTGTTCCATGGGATCTGGTTTCCGATGCACATAAAGTAGCCGCCGCATATTTTGGCAGTCTCCACCATGCTCTCGACCATGGCGCGTATCTCCGTGGGATTATTTCGCATAAGTATGCGCACATCCCCTTCACCCGCAAGAAAAATATCACCGTATCTGTGTGCAATAGCTTTGAAGTCAGTATGGGGTTCAGTGATGATGCCTGTCGCACCACATGCCATAACATCGTCTGCATAACGGTCCATGCATCCGTCGGACATAAAGATAGTCCTTTTACCGCCGGCTTTGAGTATGCTCCAATACTCCTCATATCTGGGGAACACATACTTATTCATCCAAGCTGGTGAGCAGACAGGACCCCTGGTGTTTACGATATCGTCATGGCAGACGACGAAATTGACCGGCAGCTTGGCAAAAGCCGTGAAGAGCCGCCTGTTGATTTCTGCGAATTCGTCCATTATGCGCTCGAACCTGTCATCCAGGCAAGTCTCAAGAAAAAGCTCCCACCCGAATGTCAGCAGCGGCCACATAAAAGTAGTATTGTAGAAGCTGACCATTGCCGTTGAGCCTTCGGGCGCAGTGTCTCCCCACTCGGCTGGAAATCCCGGTCGATATGCATTGTATATTACGTCAACGCTCGAATAGTCCCGACCTTCATTAATCGGCACGCCGGTCAGATCGATATTTTCAAGCGGAGAGTAGGCAAACACGTCCTCTGCGCTTTTGAACCGATTTCCCCAGTCCCAGTGACTCGTCTCGGAATCGCCCCAGCGGACATGATGGAGGCCTTCGCCGTCCGTATTTGCGGTATCCCCATCGGAACCGAGAGTGGGACGCGGCTTAGGATCATCCGTCTCGAATACCGGAAGAGCAAGCTGCGGATATAGCTCCCGAAGTTTTTGACGACAGCGCTTCGGGTGTTCATAGTAATCGATACCCGTCAGAAAGGTCTCTGCATCGGGGCACGACCAATGCTCCCAATGCGGCACACGTTTGGGCGCTTTGCCCATATAGGCCAGATAGTCGTTTGTAAATTCCATCCATCCATCCCCGCGATATATGTTATTTCTGAACATGTTAGTGTGGCTAAACGCACTATATCTAACACGAGCATTATAGTTACCCATATAGAGCGTGTCAACAAAATTGGGGTATATATTCAAAGCACAAATTTATGCAGTTTTTGCAAACGGAGGACGTGCATGACAACAAAAAAGTATATGACCCTGTCAGTCGTCATATTGGCGATTTTCGCATTAGTTGCGTCTGCGAGCGCTGTGGTATCGGTAGGCAGCAAGGCGTCTGACTTTCAACTGACGAGTGTGGATGGGAAAAGCGCGATAAAGCTCTCGAGCTATTTCGGAAAACCTATGCTTCTGGTATACTGGGCAAGTTGGTGTCCGCACTGCCGTACTGAGGTCCCGGTGGTTCAAAAGATATACAACGACCTTCACTCTGCTGGGCTGGAGATAGTCGGCGTCAGCTTTGATAGAAGCGCCAAGGACGCTCGGGATTTCATGAAGTCAAAGTCCGTAACATTTCCTGTGGCTTTCGGAGGTACGGATCAGGGCATGAAAGTAGCCGATATTTATGGTGTCAGCGGCATACCGGTCACGTTCGTGCTCGACAAAAATGCGGTAGTGAAGACAGTCTTTAGAGGTGACCCCGGGGAGAAGGCAATACGCGCGGAACTTACAAAATTAGGTTTGTCGAAGTAGATTTGACAGTCGATTCTTATTTGTGGTACACTCACAAGGTATGAGTCGAAATGCAAAAGCTATGTGGGGCGGCATTGAGGCTGACAGACAGGCTTTTGCATTTTGATTTGGAGGTGCAATTAATTGGCGCTTGTTAAAGAAAAGAAAACAGTATTAATAGACGAGTACAAGCAGCACGACGGCGATACGGGTTCGCCTGAGGTTCAGATAGCACTGCTCAGCGCTCGGATCAACCAGCTCACCGAGCATCTGAAGGAGCACAAGAAAGATCACCACTCCAGAAGAGGCTTACTGATGATGGTCGGCCAGCGTAGAAGGCTTCTGAACTATCTGAGCAACAAGGATATCACCCGATATCGTGAGGTAATTGCTCGGCTCGGCATTAGACGCTAGGAGACAATATATTCGGAATGACAATTAACAAAGTGGAGATTGAGCTTGGCGGTAAGACTATTGCCCTGGAGACGGGACGTATAGCAAACCAGGCTAATGGCGCGGTATTGCTGAGCTGTGGCGAAACCATAGTTATGGCCACGGCAACCATGAGCGCTAAACCGAGGGAAGGAATGAACTTCTTCCCTCTTATTTGCGATTATGAAGAGAGGAAATACGCCGTCGGTAAGATCCCCGGCGGTTTTGTGAAAAGGGGCGGACGTCCCTCTGAGAAGGCTGTTCTCACCTCTCGTTTAATCGACAGGCCTATGAGGCCGCTTTTCCCCGACGGCATGCGAAATGACGTTCAGGTCATCGCGATGCCTATTTCAATGGAGCCGGAGTCACCCGCTGATGTTCTGGCGGTTACGGCTGCATCGGCTGCACTCGCGATATCTGATATTCCCTGGGGCGGTCCGTTGGCTTGCGTCAGGGTCTGCAGAGTCAACGGCGAACTCGTCCTGAACCCGTCAATCGAGCAGATCAATGAGTCCGATATGGAACTTGTGGTCGCGGGCATGGACGGCAAGGTCATGGAGATCGAGCTCGAAGCGGGCGAAGCGACCGAAGACGAATTGATGATAGCGATGGATTTTGCGCACGAAGCGATAGACAAACTTGTTGCGCTTCAGCGTGAACTGATCGAGAAAGTCGGCAAGCCTAAAGTTGAGGTTCCGATTCTTGCGCCGGACCCCGAACTCTATGAAGAGATCGCTCCAAAGATTGCCCCTCGGATAGCCGAGTTTATAAAGAATCCCGAAAACGCAGCTAAAGAAAAGGCAATTTTCGATCTGGAAGCGCAGCTAAAGAATGAGTTGGCTGAAGAATATCCTGAGCGCGAAGCAGAGATCGGCGAGATCGTCTATAAGGTAATTAAAAAGCAGGTTCGCCGGATGATCCTCGAAGAGGGCGCGCGCGCCGACGGCCGGGCTCTGGACGAAATCCGCCCACTTAAGGCCGAAGTCGGTTTCCTGCCGAGAGTTCACGGGTCAGCTCTGTTTTCAAGAGGACAGACACAGGTGCTTACTGCACTTACACTCGGCTCACTGGATGATGCGCAGAAAGTGGACAGCCTCGAGGAAGACACAGAGAAGCGCTTTATGCACTTCTATAATTTCCCACCATACAGCGTCGGCGAAGTCAGCCCGCTGAGGGGCGCCGGAAGACGTGAAGTCGGTCATGGCGCGCTTGCGGAGAAGGCTCTTCGGCCTATGATTCCTCCGACTGAGGAATTTCCATACGCTATGCTGGTGACATCCGATGTTATGGAGTCTAACGGCTCCACATCGATGGCAAGCACCTGCGGATGTACCCTCGCATTATTGGATGCGGGAGTGAAGCTTAAGGCACCTGTTGCAGGT encodes the following:
- a CDS encoding DUF2283 domain-containing protein, which encodes MKISYDPEIDALYIKLIEDGQECRTLRLNEEIALNIGPGETLVGIEILDAKEVLGKGELPEIVLENLHLAQAA
- the trmFO gene encoding methylenetetrahydrofolate--tRNA-(uracil(54)-C(5))-methyltransferase (FADH(2)-oxidizing) TrmFO, giving the protein MDYITIIGGGLAGCEAAFQIANRGLHVRLYEMRPVVMTPAHRSGNLGELVCSSSLKSNSPMTAHGLLKEEMRAMGSIILECAAKASVPGGDALCVDRERFGELVTNAIESNPNIEVIREQVTQIPTDRPCIIATGPLTSPALSESIRELTGANNLHFFDAIAPSVDADSIDYNKCFKQSRYDKGEAAYINCPMTREEYEAFIDALVDAKIADLHLEEEKDAQYFEGCLPVEVIAKRGRDTLAYGTIKPVGLTDPHTGRRPHAVVQLRQENAEGTVYGLVGFQTQLRQGEQDRVFRMIPGLEHAEFVRYGAVHRNTYIGSPNLLTAALHTKVDMGLFFAGQVVGVEGYMESAASGIVAGINAARVALGQSPVIPPKETVIGALLDHVANCPIDDFEPMNSNFGILPPILEKHPKKMRKEMKVARAQQAMREFVSRLS
- a CDS encoding PEP-CTERM sorting domain-containing protein, with protein sequence MEKILKYGALVCAFVVLAAAPVCAKVASKYEVVDIVGTQDIYINTALGINNSGVIYGSAYQRSTSTWGIYRYNTTTGATGFTDQMHIARDINNSGAIVGFYSMRNGEDQYCVWNADGSITDLPHMQVSYYLSGSNTSINDSGVVLGNSNGSILSRTSTFIWTQGTGISAPPLPAGSDVWTVNGFNNNGYYLGTYQKGLNTIISDVPIPLPDIVDGPPYVYSVPEYRDAIWSGDGSYSEILSPAENQTLRCNFLNDQNQVTGTIYSGNNETHVFLWSSADGMLDITPGVGNDFWCDALNNNGQVLLEGCTHIGDTYTGGNYIWDADDGLVSVQNLIDPESGWHLENFRGINDNGWIVSGAYNEITHESRDIVLRPITTPEPGSVVALIAGLVGLAGFASRRKPSK
- the tyrS gene encoding tyrosine--tRNA ligase; the protein is MTIGEAENIIIQGDEMTIYEDLKWRDIIFQSSDPEGIPELLAKAGQTLYCGFDPTAASLHIGSLLPLLTLKRFQLAGHKPIALVGGATGLIGDPSGKTTERTLNTKETVDGYVAGIRSQIERILDPSGSTGVRVVNNYDWVAPITAIEFLRDVGKHFSVNMMMAKDSISARLERDEVGISYTEFSYMLLQAYDFYHLYKECDCKLQVGGADQWGNMTAGIELVRRKLSKQAYCLTFPLVTNAAGQKFGKSEAGAIWLDAELTSPYALYQYFVNTDDRDVVKYLKYFTLLSHEEISDLINKVETQPERREAQKKLAYEVTAIIHDKTEADKVVAASQALFGDSDLASVDLKTLLAAVESAPALNYESVESVPNALQLAVDSGLIASKSEARRQIGAGGVYINNQRVSDIDFQPKASDFIHGALLLIRRGKKNYAVVKLD
- a CDS encoding DUF4139 domain-containing protein, with translation MKQTIVYIAAVLALASAGMAATVSSPKSIALTVYNGNFALVKDTRAVSLTQGANSIDVEDVAAKIDPTSVLFKSLTAPNSVSILEQNYQYDLISPDNILNKSVGQRVVFTNFSMDGSMRQQEGILLNPPANGGIVIRTDDGNLVMNPSGQITLKQMPEGLHPKPTLNWLVASNKACDQNVEISYITDGIGWKADYVALVNKDDSALDLAGWVTLNNQSGATYQNAKLTLMAGDVRRMQNTYRYDKSEIPTSALYAASAPQFEEKSFSEYHMYTMDRPTDIRDNETKQLSLLNASNAGVKKEMIYDARGDWFKSWFYPGRKEYDPGSGYDTSDYHKVNVILELKNSKENHMGMPLPAGKIRVYKFDDTGSQQFIGEDAIDHTPKDEKIRLYIGDAFDVVGDYKRTNYRKIAANVVEESFEVKIRNHKDVPVEVKVVDHVWSDWKVVKSTCDYVKKDASTIEFPVNVPKDGEVTITYTIRTSW
- a CDS encoding MFS transporter, with amino-acid sequence MNFLAPAPQQKRLPDDEVKKRYPKYRWRVMESTFIGYAMFYLVRNNFSVVSKDIQGALHYTKSDIGSILAISAATYGLGKFLMGAVSDRSNPRKFMALGLFLTAICNFAFGGVQNLNIHIWLWALNGFFQGMGWPPCGRSMGHWFSERERGLTFSIWNTAHNVGGGLAGVVTAWAVTSFGGWQYAFYVPGAIALACSIYIFFRLCDTPQSVGLPPVEEYRNDYPAAQEECTNLERELTTKELFVNNVLKNKLIWLLAVANFFTYVSRYSMLDWGPMYLREMKDATLIGGGIAVLITEFGGIPSTIFFGWISDKVGGRRGMICTLCMIPVLGAFTTILFTPPSMIWLDMVMLGLVGFFVYPVINLIAIIALDLTSKKAIGTAAGFIGLFGYIGRMVEAKGFGWMLDHFGATYGKSAAWHIVIYGILGCTFLAGALLAFTWNIRPCKVKRKSA
- a CDS encoding uroporphyrinogen decarboxylase family protein gives rise to the protein MEFTNDYLAYMGKAPKRVPHWEHWSCPDAETFLTGIDYYEHPKRCRQKLRELYPQLALPVFETDDPKPRPTLGSDGDTANTDGEGLHHVRWGDSETSHWDWGNRFKSAEDVFAYSPLENIDLTGVPINEGRDYSSVDVIYNAYRPGFPAEWGDTAPEGSTAMVSFYNTTFMWPLLTFGWELFLETCLDDRFERIMDEFAEINRRLFTAFAKLPVNFVVCHDDIVNTRGPVCSPAWMNKYVFPRYEEYWSILKAGGKRTIFMSDGCMDRYADDVMACGATGIITEPHTDFKAIAHRYGDIFLAGEGDVRILMRNNPTEIRAMVESMVETAKICGGYFMCIGNQIPWNTPPEAIKLYLDLSAELAHR
- a CDS encoding TlpA disulfide reductase family protein, producing MTTKKYMTLSVVILAIFALVASASAVVSVGSKASDFQLTSVDGKSAIKLSSYFGKPMLLVYWASWCPHCRTEVPVVQKIYNDLHSAGLEIVGVSFDRSAKDARDFMKSKSVTFPVAFGGTDQGMKVADIYGVSGIPVTFVLDKNAVVKTVFRGDPGEKAIRAELTKLGLSK
- the rpsO gene encoding 30S ribosomal protein S15: MALVKEKKTVLIDEYKQHDGDTGSPEVQIALLSARINQLTEHLKEHKKDHHSRRGLLMMVGQRRRLLNYLSNKDITRYREVIARLGIRR